In one window of Festucalex cinctus isolate MCC-2025b chromosome 14, RoL_Fcin_1.0, whole genome shotgun sequence DNA:
- the cdk1 gene encoding cyclin-dependent kinase 1, with protein sequence MDDYLRIEKIGEGTYGVVYRGKHKATGKIVAMKKIRLESEDEGVPSTAVREVSLLQELKHPNVVSLLDVLMQESRLYLIFEFLSMDLKKYLDSIPSGQYIDPMLVKSYLYQILEGIYFCHCRRVLHRDLKPQNLLIDNKGVIKLADFGLARAFGVPVRVYTHEVVTLWYRAPEVLLGSSRYSTPVDVWSTATIFAELTTKKPLFQGDSEIDQLFRIFRTLGTPDNVVWPDVESLPDYKSSFPKWKPSNLATMVKNLDKNGLDLLKKMLAYNPPKRISTREALTHPYFDDLDKSTLPAANINKI encoded by the exons GCACCTATGGGGTGGTATACAGGGGCAAACACAAGGCCACTGGTAAAATTGTGGCAATGAAGAAGATCCGTCTGGAGAGTGAGGATGAAGGGGTTCCCAGCACTGCAGTCAGGGAGGTCTCCTTGCTTCAGGAGCTGAAGCATCCAAATGTTGTAAG CCTCCTAGATGTCCTGATGCAGGAGTCTCGTCTCTATCTTATCTTCGAGTTCCTGTCCATGGACCTGAAGAAATATCTTGACTCCATTCCTTCTGGCCAGTACATTGACCCGATGTTAGTCAAG AGCTACCTCTATCAGATTTTAGAGGGCATCTATTTCTGTCATTGTCGTCGAGTCCTCCATCGAGACCTGAAGCCCCAGAACCTTTTGATTGACAACAAGGGAGTTATCAAACTGGCGGACTTTGGACTGGCTCGGGCATTTGGCGTTCCTGTCAGGGTCTATACCCATGAG GTTGTAACCCTTTGGTATCGAGCTCCCGAGGTTCTCCTGGGTTCCTCCCGATATTCAACTCCTGTTGATGTTTGGAGCACTGCCACCATCTTTGCTGAACTCACCACCAAGAAGCCACTGTTCCAAGGAGACTCTGAAATAGACCAGCTGTTTAGAATCTTCAG GACATTGGGCACGCCGGATAATGTTGTTTGGCCTGATGTGGAAAGCCTACCTGACTACAAAAGCAGTTTTCCAAAATGGAAGCCTAGCAACCTTGCAACAATGGTGAAAAACCTGGATAAGAATGGTCTGGACCTACTGAAA AAAATGTTGGCCTACAATCCTCCCAAAAGGATCTCAACACGCGAGGCCTTGACTCATCCTTATTTTGATGATTTGGACAAGTCAACCCTGCCTGCAGCCAACATCAACAAAATCTAA